In the Helianthus annuus cultivar XRQ/B chromosome 11, HanXRQr2.0-SUNRISE, whole genome shotgun sequence genome, one interval contains:
- the LOC118484267 gene encoding uncharacterized protein LOC118484267 codes for MRSRGVVLVANSILNAGELDRAVAALTDAARAVGHRGGYLECAQHVEEMFGQEFDVSHCSVTDQANAALTRAEDAYDNLTLPVMDLVVEALKKDDWCQRLKTILDPPVTVELSDEEPVGDDGGNGDDGGNGDDGGNDDDGDDDGDQHDELE; via the exons ATGCGCAGTCGTGGAGTAGTGCTG GTTGCCAACTCTATCCTCAATGCTGGCGAGCTGGATCGCGCTGTCGCTGCTCTTACAGATGCTGCGCGCGCGGTGGGTCATCGAGGGGGCTATCTGGAATGTGCCCAACATGTTGAGGAGATGTTCGGACAAGAGTTTGATGTGAGCCATTGCTCGGTGACCGACCAGGCTAATGCTGCGCTGACGCGTGCTGAGGATGCTTATGACAACCTTACTTTGCCTGTAATGGATTTGGTTGTGGAAGCTTTAaagaaagacgactggtgccAACGTCTCAAAACCATTCTCGATCCACCAGTGACTGTTGAGTTGTCGGATGAGGAACCAGTTGGCGATGATGGTGgaaatggtgatgatggtgggaatggtgatgatggtgggaacgatgatgatggcgatgatgatggtgatcaACATGACGAATTAGAATAG